Within the Aspergillus luchuensis IFO 4308 DNA, chromosome 5, nearly complete sequence genome, the region ATGTGAGGagcttccatcttccagctctgtCCGCTGAGTCTGGAAATGGTCTGATGATCATTCCGGCCAAGCCAGTGTTTTACTCGATCATTGTACGCCAGCCGGTACAGTATGAATGAGTTAAGTGGGCGTGGGATTctttgatgctgttgccgtGCCTCGTGGCGGCGCGTCGCGACCGGGCGGTGCACCCAGGCGTACATGTCTCTAACCGGGATGTCCTGCATGCCGTCGTTCAGTTCACTTAAGGGACATGGTAGACATGGGTTTTCACTCCCTGTTGCTGCATATTTGGCTTGGCCATCCCTTATCTGGGCTTCGAAGCAACTCGACTTTAGAAGTCCAGTCCTCCGGCACAGAGTTTCCGGCTTCGTGTGATCTGCGTTATTGCCTTCTTCCGGTATCAGCTTGTCCTCATGCGCTTGGGTGCTGTCATGGATCTACTGAGATTAGCAGAAGGCCAGCAGGTACACCTGGATCCCAGCTGAGGCGGAGTGGGAACGCTTCTCACCGGCTGTGGAACAGAGTAGTATGGGTCATTGGCCGCAAAATCTAGCACAGGGACAGGCTGATCGAAGCTCTAAGACGGTCAGAGTGTGATAGCTTTGCAGCATCTAGTTCAGAAATGGGTGTGCGCGCTTACCACAGCGAGTTTCCCAGAAGCTTGAGGAAGACCATCGGAGATGCACGGAAGGTGCTGTCGGAGACCCTCGCAACAGGTACCAGGCATAAACCAAGACTGGAAatatggcggtggtggttcagACATCGGACCTCCTGGTGTGTCTTGGAGAAACACGGACGCCTCGGTTCCAATTTCAGTTGGCTTAGTTGTGACGACAGATGATTGTGACATGCTTCCACAAGGCTAAGCGGGTAGAGCCTTCGTCGAATGGCAGGACGATCATTCCAAAGCCAGTAACTAACAAGTGAGGTGGTAAACAAGCGCAATTTGATACTTAGACGGACCCCGATGGCAGCCCCGGGTCTTTATAAAGGCCAGGCATGGATCAGAGGTCTTCCACTCTAACTTGGCCAATGACGCTACAGCTATGGCTTGCGCGTCCGATGTAGATACTGGAATTCTCTCCGATCATGGCTGGTGGGACTTGACCTACTGCCACACGTGGATCCCTGTCCTAGAGATGTACCAGTCACAGCCGACGATGTGTAGGGAGTAGAGTTCCGGATCAGTATACTCGGCCATCGTTAAAGCGACCTATGAGTGGACCCACCGCAAGAGATGAGGTCGCCATTTGTAAGCAGCCGAATTAGGCAACAAGGTTATATTGGGCGTCTTCGGTGGCCCAACTGAGGCATGCCGAACAGCAGCTCCACGACTATTaatctccagcatcctcTAATCCGAGCCCCCTGCAACGATCCTCAGTCCAGGATATTCTTGCCTAGTTGAAATGCCAATATAGGGAGATATGGCGGAACAGGTTCCAGCTGAAACCAAGTGGGCTCCGAAAGCCATCAGTCACTCGCCCTCAAGGTAGGGCTCTCGGAAAAAGCATCCCCCATATTTGAGACCCCGGAAAGTTCAATCCGATCGATAGTCTCAGTGAATCACCGAAACCGCATGGGATGCACGAGTTCACGGTAcacacctccctcccttgtTTTTGGTCCCAGATAATCAAGGTTTGATAGATTGTCCCGGGAGATTGGTAACCAATTATCGATAAGCATTTCCTAGCCTTAGGAGGCCCATACGCGTGTCCTGTCAAGGCCTATTGAATATAGAAGAGATGTGGAAGACCACGACGAGCAGTTA harbors:
- a CDS encoding HMG-box domain-containing protein (COG:B;~EggNog:ENOG410PQ5M;~InterPro:IPR009071,IPR036910;~PFAM:PF00505) — encoded protein: MSQSSVVTTKPTEIGTEASVFLQDTPGGPMSEPPPPYFQSWFMPGTCCEGLRQHLPCISDGLPQASGKLAVSFDQPVPVLDFAANDPYYSVPQPIHDSTQAHEDKLIPEEGNNADHTKPETLCRRTGLLKSSCFEAQIRDGQAKYAATGSENPCLPCPLSELNDGMQDIPVRDMYAWVHRPVATRRHEARQQHQRIPRPLNSFILYRLAYNDRVKHWLGRNDHQTISRLSGQSWKMEAPHIREKYKTLAEMEKQNHARAHPGYRFSLSSKRGKPRTAKGHSQEVTLRSKAFSNLGQNSQPAAWAPSVDNNRACERSIGTFPTEEGNLIQSCSLSPTGFMPLGSAVSIWEQWTSYSQTTSAEHNSKGTQACLPVATGQPGKPDSACFVSQPAAPGIDAANSRSASLPLSLPYEIYNFCRNWPIEGK